The Lepisosteus oculatus isolate fLepOcu1 chromosome 4, fLepOcu1.hap2, whole genome shotgun sequence genome window below encodes:
- the syt15 gene encoding synaptotagmin-15, with the protein MAVPLSVVSAGLVAGILLSLLLGIAIYFLWKRKCLQGRYEELVSSTPSVQSNQPATSLSSNQNSTSGIIPFVIPPHFITRRHLEKEEEESSSSDPCHHHRRSFYTRGSLPLGSLRANLYRFPAETCDWETPQDKATGLWFSVEYRPETEQLLVSLLRATNLPSLCQVFPTLVKVHLLPAERHHVQAKAKRKSCNPQFGDSFVFQVSSRSLPQHTLCFSLCVVDKQKKHQPLGLVRFHLYERDLSEAAGRVLWRHLEKDSTESCSGLGDIQVSLNYNQSLQRLTVVVLRARALQLHYDREPTGVFVQVSLQIHTELVKSKSTAVVKADPSPTFNETLTFNLPSSQLDAACLRLELRQLLPDQHQSLGLVVIGPFMYARGQEQEHWNDMVSKPQKLIKQWHTLHSMAGTQSPS; encoded by the exons TCCCTCTGTCAGTAGTGTCTGCTGGGCTGGTGGCAGGTATCCTGCTCTCATTGCTGCTTGGAATCGCCATCTATTTCCTGTGGAAAAGGAAGTGTCTTCAGGGGCGGTATGAAGAGCTGGTGTCTTCCACACCCAGTGTCCAATCCAACCAGCCTGCCACCTCCCTGTCCTCCAATCAGAA CAGCACCAGCGGGATCATCCCTTTTGTGATTCCTCCACATTTCATCACCCGGAGACACCTGGAGAAAGAAGAGGAGGAAAGCAGCTCCAGTGATCCCTGCCACCACCACCGCAGGTCCTTCTATACCAGGG GATCCTTACCATTGGGCAGTCTGAGGGCAAACCTGTACCGCTTCCCAGCTGAGACCTGTGACTGGGAGACCCCTCAGGACAAGGCGACAGGCCTGTGGTTCAGCGTGGAGTATCGGCCAGAGACGGAGCAGCTGCTGGTGTCCCTCCTGAGAGCCACCAACCTACCATCACTGTGCCAGGTCTTCCCCACCCTGGTCAAGGTGCACCTGCTGCCCGCTGAACGGCACCACGTACAGGCCAAGGCCAAACGCAAGAGCTGCAACCCGCAATTTGGGGACAGCTTTGTCTTCCAG GTGTCTAGTAGGTCCCTGCCACAGCACACGCTgtgcttctctctctgtgttgtgGACAAGCAGAAGAAGCACCAGCCTCTTGGCCTGGTTAGATTCCATCTGTACGAGCGGGATCTCAGTGAGGCGGCTGGGAGGGTGCTGTGGAGACACCTGGaaaaggacagcactgag TCTTGTTCAGGGCTTGGTGATATCCAGGTATCTCTCAACTACAATCAGTCTCTGCAGCGCCTCACTGTGGTGGTTCTGAGAGCCAGGGCGTTGCAGCTACACTATGACAGAGAGCCAACAG GTGTCTTTGTCCAGGTGTCCCTGCAGATCCACACAGAGCTGGTAAAGAGTAAGAGCACAGCTGTTGTCAAGGCAGATCCCAGCCCCACCTTCAATGAAACCCTGACCTTCAATTTGCCATCTTCCCAATTGGATGCAGCCTGCTTGAGACTGGAGCTCAGGCAGCTCTTGCCAGACCAGCATC AGTCTCTGGGCCTGGTGGTGATTGGTCCTTTCATGTACGCTCGGGGTCAAGAGCAGGAGCACTGGAATGACATGGTCAGCAAACCACAGAAGCTGATCAAACAATGGCATACACTCCACAGCATGGCAGGGACACAGAGCCCCTCTTGA